The genomic window ATGGAGAGGCAGTGTATCCATTCACCAGCAAAGAATGCATGCTGAGATAGCAAACAACATGTGTTTTTTTCTGTTTTCACTCCCTCCCCCGACATCGATGTTTATATACTCAGTACCCTCTCTACAAGTTTCCTCTTTGACTTCCTCTCTCTGTGGTCTTTTTTGTTCCTCCTAAGTTTTCAACCGACCTACCTACAGATTGTAACAAATGATAAAGGGGATGATTAGAAGTCAGGATGCCGACACATATCCCCTCTAAGAAGGCAACACGCATCACTTAGAAAAAACATCGTGGAGAGTTCAGAGCTCGATATGTGGGACACTAGGAGAGCTCTGAACTCTCCTTTCATATATAGTATGGATATGTTTAGGGTATAGGCCAACAGAAGAATTGAAATTCTTGGTATTAGTTCTAAAGAGTTTGTAAGATGTCTTTTCTAGTAACTCATACACAAAAAgtagtaatttttttatgtaattttatataatatgataaattatataaataattagatGTAATTATAGTTGAGAAGAAATTGTCGCTTGAAAGTACTTCTAAGCTTAACTTTGAATGATTGGATGAAGATATAGCATGTATCTACTGCAATGTCAACAACACCTATAATAAGAAACTACTCTGACTTGGTTCCTCTTATAAAACTAAAAGGTAACATGAAATTCATATTTGATCTTTATATCTTTGACCTCAACATGAACCTTTCAATCCACTTGAATAAATGCTAAATGCTAGACacaccttatatatatatatatatatatagagagagagagagagagagagagaatttttttttaactggAAAAAAAGGATCGAGATGATTTCAGCAGATGAGGTCAGAAGATGGAAAGAAAAGTCTCGAGATGGAAACGGAAGAAAAGAAAGACAGTGAGGAAGGTGGATAACAAGAAATAGAAGGAACCCAATTTTAAAAAAGAAGCCAAGCTAGAAAGAGTAATGTAGAGCTTGAAACAACGAGTGATTAATGATCCTGGAGGTGAAGGATGAGGCTCCTAAGGGTGGACAAGCTCAGCTTATCGCGGCttagaaattaaaattttgaactgCAAGGATCATGATCGAAAGGTTGATTTGACAGCAGAAACCTAGTGTAagaattgctttttttttttttggttaaagtaAGAAATGCATATTTTAGTGATGGTTTTAGCTGTAGGAATTGAATAGATCCTGATTCCAGGCACCACATAATATGACCCCCTTAAGGATGCATTCAGGTGGATGTGGAGTGTCCAAGAGGACCGCATAAGAAGCAAGTTCAGATCTTTTATGGTGCAACTATTGTATCATAGAGAATAATACTATCATAGATAGCCACCATATTATATCATTCATCTCGAAGATGGATTACTGTCATTCATTTCTAGGACATATCGAGGTACCATTAATATGATACATGGTGCGTCACAGCGATGAAGAAGAGCTATCCAGCTCTAAGATGAATGATGTGCCAGCCATCGATGATAAAATTATACTTTGTACTACAAAAGTTGGTCTCATTTCATGATAATATGCCTCACTCAAAGCTCTCGTCAAACCAGAAGGAAAAATAGACATCAGAAAAGGCAAAATAAACTCTCCAGATACCACAAATGAAGCTTCATTCAGTGGCAAGTTTCTCATGTCGTTCTCCCTTCTCCAAACTGACAGACACAAGGCAGCAGCGGAGGAGTTCCATAGCTGGCACTCCGAGCATAAATTCCAAATATTTGATTCTGGATCAGTTTCTATCATCCTACTCATGTTTTGTTGTTCTAGTCTTCTAATTCTTTATTGTTGTTGGGCTGCCTCTCAGACAACAGATGATTTTCCTCTGTTATTTGTATTTGGATTTTGATTGCTACTTTTCTATGTAGGTTTGAGAACCGTAAGCTATTTCTTTATAAGCAATCAAGCTCTTTAATGATGGTAGAAGATAGTTTAGAATCTTTGGCCCTAAATCAACCTTTATACCAATTATACAACTCCATTTAAAGAGGCTAATCTACCAATACATATAGGAGATATTCGCAAATATTTTTCGGTTTATATAGTGACTTCAAACATGTTGTCAATGAATAAAGATATTGATTTAACACTAGATTACATATGAGTCTATAGTGCGGGTGGCATATTATACCTTTACATCCCTAATTACCGAGTGTATTTTTTCGAAACTTTGCATATGTTTATAACTAATCTGGCATCATGTTGTATCAATATTTTAATGTTTCATGTTACTTCTGCCCAGAGCAAATATTTCTATGTGGTTCTATTTGTCGGAATTGGGGGCTCTGGGTCCACGTTTTGCATCAAGCAATTTAATTGGCCATGCTCCCTCTTTAAttctccagaaaaaaaaaaaggaacaaaaagatcTTGTTGTTAATCTTCTCCTGCTAGGGCAAATTTGCCTAATTTATTCTTCGATGTCTTATAATTATATTTCCTCTATTGATGACTATTGGGTTGTGGTGGTGCTCAAGATCCTTTTCATGAAAAATTGTATGAATGTTTCAGTGAATTCTTTCAATGAGAAGGCTGAGTTCTTTGCAATGTGCATGGAATCTAGTTTAAAAAGCATACGGGCATATTTGGTTGGAAGGAATTAAACTTTGGAATAGTAATAGAAATGAGTGAAATTCTATTCCAACTATTCAATTTGGAGGAATCCTATTCCCATTAAGAAAATTAGAATGCCCCAATCCCTCTAAATCTAATCTATACTTCCTTATAGTATTCaaattctattttgattctgACTTCGGTCACAAACTAAATAGATATAGCCATCTCAATTCCTATTTCAAGGCATTCGGATTCCAATTCCGATTTAATTCACGAATCAAACACAAATAGGAGGATTTAAAAAGACTATAATTACCGTATGAATTATAGATAAGAATAATGGATGCAAGCTGCAGAGCAACCATGAATCAAACTGTCTCTTGTTGCTACcactttgaaaataattttaagcaGCAAACTATCACCGGTTCTTATTTACCACCATTTttgcaaaagaaaataaaataaagaagaaaattttttgatgctcGAAAAAAGTATAAAGCAACGGAATGGGTAAACTTAATTACTAGGATTGCCCTCAAACTGTCTGTAATGCTATGAGGATAAGAGCAACATCAAAAAGATATCCTCTtactcgagagagagagagagagagagagagagagggagagggaggacatCCACCGATGCTATTTGTTTTTTAAAATAAAGATAACTGAGCAAATAGTTCATTGAATAATGAATTGCAAGCACATAAGCTCATACTTAAATTCTGCACACAAGTAAAATGGCTGAATTATCACGGAGTTTTTTGATATTCGTTCATTGAGGAAACCAAGTGCAACAAAGTATTTTAGTAGTATTGAAGAGAGATATATGCATGTTTAAAGTCATTTCCTATTCAACTCAGCGTCTTATTGTGTTCAAACCTTAATATCATATTCTACATTGGTACTTATCTCAATGGTCATACCTCTCTTTTTGATCAATCAGATTCTACATTTGAGTCACAGATAGTGCATCTCTAAATAATTGAAACTATATAACTAAAACTTGGCTGGattttcctattttttctaaaaaattttaacatcatattCTAGTCCCAGCAAGTCTGTGCTCCTCTTGGATTTTCACTAGCTGAAGCCATTCCATTGACTGTTAAATTTGTACATTTGTAATATAACAAATATATAATGATAACATTAAATTTTTGAGCCGATCATTACCATACTCGAAAACATGACATTGCTTACTAAGAAATGTGGAAAAAAAACAACAAGCAACCCCAAATGGATTGCTGGAGTAACTCATTTTAGTGTATTGAATACAAGTAGGGTAGACATTTCAGCTCTCTTTCCATGTCATTTAAAGCTACAACTGAATGAAAGACATGAAATCAAGCAAGAAGATATCAGAGATGAAAATATTTGAAATCATTTTGATGAAGTCTTTCGATTCAAGCACAATGTTCACTTAGTGTTTCAAGAGTAATGGACTCAAAATCTATTCAGTGTCAAGTGTATTGATAAGCCAGTTGCCATCAAACAAATTCATCCAAACATGACATGAGAGCAGCACAAATTACTTCTCTGAAATAATGAGAGCAGCAATAAATTTTACGTACAGCCAATgttttcattgttatacttttacAGACTATGGCAAATGGGACCCCATTCAGTTACCCAACACTAGCATTAGGAAACAAAGAGAGACCAAACTCCTCGAACAATTGCAACAATATGACTGAACTATAAGCTGATAATCCCATCAAAAGATCATCTCTGAAATGGAATTTGGGAGGAAAGAGAGAACCCATGTGGGGATCAATTCCAAGatagattatttatttatttatttatttatttatttatttatttatttatttatttattggtaTTGAAGAAAGATTCATTAACAAACCATTTTGGAATCAAATCCAAGATGGGTTCTTTTTAAGGGGAATACATTGAACAAAGAAAAATCCCACATGGGAATCAATTCCAAGAtggaattctttttttttttgggtggacaGAAAGTATTATACTGAACTAAAAGAAGCCATAAGGGAATCAACACCAAAATGAGACCTTGGATAAATTACACTGAACCAAGAGCACCCATTTGGAAACCAGTTCCAAGATGGGATTTTTTTGAGCGAGTAGTGATAATTAGGAGCCTAGATACATGTGGACGCAGACGGCGATGAGGAAGATAGCAATAAGAGCGAAGAAGATGATGCCATGGACTAGAATAGAGAGTCCACTGGTCTGGAAGTTGCCAAACTCCACTATTCTGTTCTTCCCTGGGATCTGGAAGAGGAGTCCCGGTGAGAGCAGAATGAAGAGCACCACCGATATGAACACTGGCCCCCAGTCTGACATgatctcctctttcttctctgaGACCTCTAGCTTTGTCTCtcttatctttctctctcttatcttTCTCTCTCTGTTTCAATAGTGCTCTCTTCCTCTCCAGATGAACATAGCTTTCTTTAGATGGATTTAACTCCGGATATAACTATCTATGTGATGAtgttatctatatatatatatatacatggacTGCCAAGCTAAAGTAGGAGGAACACTGAGGAGGGGAAATGGGAAGGTGAGGAGTGAGGTGGAAAGGGAGTTAAGGCAAGAGAATCAAGGCAGCTGCCAAGATCCAAAACCCCACTAATGCAACTACTACTCACACCACTACCCCCACTTGAACTTTATTTCCTCATCCCAAAGTAGCTTTGTAGCCTTCTTTGTCCTCCTGTAATTGTGAGGGGACATGGATCTGAAAGTTTGGTGAGAGGGCTTCTTCAAAGGTTTGGCTCCACAAGGGTGGCTAGATTGGTCCATATGGGATTGGTGCTAATTGAAGGGCACATGTGACACCAATAGATGCGATTGCTTACACTCGAATGCACCGCGTTTGTCACATCCCACAATAAATGGATCATGCTGGGAGTTAAAGTGGTAAAATAATTGAGATCCAATCCTCTCCGGTTCGTACGAGTTTGAAACGTACCAGTTTGACAAGTCTCAACGGTTCAATCACTCACCGCCCTCCATGCACCTACCCATTTTGTTGATTTGACAAGGCATGTAGCCGTATGCTTGAGAGTCACGTGGATTATGTAATACACTGTACAATTACATGCAATTGATTGATATacagggatggcaaaattaatccgatTCGATGGGTATACATCTTATCCGAACTCGGTCAAACTCAAAAAATAAGATTTGACTGAGTTTGAGTTCGAATTTGAGTAAAACTCAAAAACTATAATACAGATATGGGTAGAATATGGGTAGTACTATTTTCTATCCGAACCCGATCCGAACCTATGGATATGaataatatccgaacccatattcaaatatatatatatatatatatatatatatgtatatatatgtatgtatatgtatatatatgtatgtatatatatatatatatatatgtatatatatatatatatatatatatacacacacatatacacacatatatatgatctctctctatatatatatatatataattatatatatgtatgtatgtatatgtatgtatgcatatatgtatgcatgtatgtatgtgtgtgttagaagtgtgtgtgcgtatgtatgtatatatatataattggtaattctatttttgattgataatatgcataaaattattttatttttttttgtatagaatggatgggtatggattggatatgggacgggtatggattgggtatggggaaatggattacccacgggtatccccgaatccgttgggtatggggatggatatctcttttcttatccgattgggtatcgggtagggtttggatatagggtattaagttcgggtttgaggatgggtagtatactatccaacccaaaccctacccattgccatccctattgATATATTAAACATTTTATTTTAGCGACACGAAAACACCGAGAAAATTTTTGTGCACTGCAGGCGCGGTAGAAAAATCCAATgtaaaatatatcattttaaatatttaatttatataattattatttttaaatatatatttattatttattaatttttaaaaaaaattaaataataaaaatatttttatttttaaaaaaattatgatattctgcaatatattataatttttttcgcattggatgtcataatatatctcaaaaaattatgacatcttatggtatattatgacatcttgcattaaattataactttctatatttcataatatatttcaagatgttataatatgctataaaatatcataatatagaaggaatatttttatccaaccaTTTTTCATCATGCATTTAATACTcgttctattttttcatttgaaaattctgAACGACGAAAATGCTcttattttttggaaaaaaattatgacatccagtgatatattatgacatcctgtatcaaaattatgattttttgcatGCAGGATGAGacataatatggatataagatatcataaatttttctaAAGAACGGAagtatttttgttattcaaaatttttgaatgaaaaaataaaattataaatattaaatatatattaaaaaaataataactataTAAATCGATCATATAAAGTGGtgtattttatattagattttttaCACCACGCCTGCAGCGCACAAAGTATTTCCCTCGAAACATCATCCAAGTGTAACTTCGGTCCGGTTCTTTTTCATTGCTTCATATTTTTGGTGGCCTGTCAATTGCTTGTCACCACACTAAGTAATTATTTTGAAACATATTTCTAAGTTATGCTTCGCATTTTCATTTAAATTAGATGCCGGCTAGCCTCTCTTGACACGGCTGTAGTAAAGACTTAGCGAAATTGGAATGATCCTGAGAGAGCTCCTCTCGCTTTGTAATCCCATCGAAGGACCGCAGCCACCCTTCTCCCCTCCCAATTCCCAAATGAATAAATAAGTGAAAGAAAATCAACACGGTTATTAACGTGGTATTTTCACATTGAGAACCAAGAACGTCTCATAAGTTCAGAGTTCGGATCTTCTTCGTGCATGCTTTGCACCGTGGAGGATAGTATACATTTGGATCGGCAATACACTCTTCATCTTGGAGATACGTGACTATCAAGCCCTCCGTGTTTAGTatgtacatctcatatatcatgcCCCAAATCCAAAATCGCGAGCTTAGAGATAGAGATGTAtataatctgatttgatctgattttgagataTTCTTAAATCAAATTAGCAAAATACAGTTTTCAAATTTTACAAATCAAACTAGATCATTTTATCGCTCAAATCAAATCAGACTAGACCTATGAATTAAGACTTGGTCTGATTTGATTAACCGTTTGACATATTGTAATGTGGAAggtgaaaaattttgagaaaaaaaaaatctactagcTAAATAAAGACTGAAATTATCGGAATATTTTTATGTAATCATGagtctataaatataatataatacaatagtGGTAAGATGCGACTACTATTTtcattttttaaaagaatttttctttcattCTCATATTATGGTTTACGATTTGGTCcatgatttaatatttttgtAAAATCAGAGCAAACCATTAAATCATTTTATATGAAAGTcataaaccaaatcaaaccatttCAATTTTCAAACTAGATCAAACTGATAAAAATGGTTTGATCTAGTTCGGTCTAACGGTTTGAACTATTTTATGAATACCACTACTTAAAAATCATGGTAACCACCGTATACTCAtagagaactctctccataagtataCAAGATATTCCaaacacgatatcaatgcatcataatgaaattaataataaattaagttcAAGATTTGACTAGCTAAAACTTATTCTCTCATAAAATTCCAATAATATTCGAAAGATTTTAtatcaattaaatcttaaataataattttataaaatatgataataaatCTATTTCTAAACTCAGTTGATACAGTCGACTCTCGTCTCTAAACTCACTCTCAAGCAGTATCCACGTCCATAATTaagaatctgaatctgaaaagaaagaagagataatgagCTTGGTAAtctagtaagtaataaatatcttaactagatatttcaaatattatcataagatatgatattaaaaaaaatactataaataaacataagaatatattccatactaatttataaaaatcaaataatttttaatattcatatgtatatataattataattctaatttgaAGTGAGTCATATATACCACAATAACCTTTAACTATGACCATACTTATATCTTATAGCCGGTTAGAATAAAAATAATGAGCTCATTCATAATCAAAGTACCAATACATAACCTCTATTAGTAGAGTCCAGAGAGCCAATATACAATACCAATTGGCAGGATCCAAAGAACCaatatataatctctattggcagGATCTAGATAACATAGTTAAGCTAAGAGTCCAAAATCTGATCTATATTAAAGTAATTTTGTAAGATAACATATATATTACAATTTTATTCAACATATGCATATTCTAT from Elaeis guineensis isolate ETL-2024a chromosome 9, EG11, whole genome shotgun sequence includes these protein-coding regions:
- the LOC109505317 gene encoding uncharacterized protein, with amino-acid sequence MSDWGPVFISVVLFILLSPGLLFQIPGKNRIVEFGNFQTSGLSILVHGIIFFALIAIFLIAVCVHMYLGS